A genomic segment from Malaclemys terrapin pileata isolate rMalTer1 chromosome 1, rMalTer1.hap1, whole genome shotgun sequence encodes:
- the CDPF1 gene encoding cysteine-rich DPF motif domain-containing protein 1 isoform X2 — protein sequence MDSRKEAQPKGDFECQLCGLTAPYSYYGQKPPNTHSVVLLEESYVMKDPFVPDKDKFLILGSQCSLCNRRVCVGTECSLFYSKRFCLPCVNENLQEFPLEIRQDLDKRKSHSKSHPSKKTDART from the exons AAGGAGACTTTGAATGCCAACTATGTGGGCTAACAGCCCCATACAGCTATTATGGGCAGAAACCCCCAAACACTCATTCGGTTGT CCTCCTGGAAGAAAGCTATGTCATGAAAGATCCTTTCGTCCCTGACAAGGACAAATTCCTTATCCTTGGATCTCAGTGCAGTTTGTGTAACAGACGGGTGTGTGTGGGCACA GAATGTAGTCTATTCTACTCAAAAAGGTTCTGCCTCCCCTGCGTTAATGAAAACCTACAGGAGTTTCCTTTGGAAATACGACAAGACTTGGATAAAAGGAAGTCTCATTCAAAatcccacccctccaaaaaaacagATGCAAGAACTTAA
- the CDPF1 gene encoding cysteine-rich DPF motif domain-containing protein 1 isoform X3 encodes MDSRKEAQPKGDFECQLCGLTAPYSYYGQKPPNTHSVVLLEESYVMKDPFVPDKDKFLILGSQCSLCNRRVCVGTVSSQTTALGSTVWGGGDQPSVEKEVVQDYISTLIKHDPI; translated from the exons AAGGAGACTTTGAATGCCAACTATGTGGGCTAACAGCCCCATACAGCTATTATGGGCAGAAACCCCCAAACACTCATTCGGTTGT CCTCCTGGAAGAAAGCTATGTCATGAAAGATCCTTTCGTCCCTGACAAGGACAAATTCCTTATCCTTGGATCTCAGTGCAGTTTGTGTAACAGACGGGTGTGTGTGGGCACA GttagctcccagactactgcactaggcagcacagtatggggaggaggtgaccagccctctgtggagaaagaagtggttcaggactacaTCTCTACTCTGATaaaacatgacccgatataa